A genome region from Lonchura striata isolate bLonStr1 chromosome 36, bLonStr1.mat, whole genome shotgun sequence includes the following:
- the OTUD5 gene encoding OTU domain-containing protein 5 isoform X1 codes for MDPATAEQQEHRFEKALREKKGFIIKRMKEDGACLFRAVADQVYGDQDMHEVVRKHCMDYLMKNADYFSNYVTEDFTTYINRKRKSTCHGNHIEMQAMAEMYNRPVEVYQYGTEPINTFHGIQHNEDEPIRVSYHRNIHYNSVVNPNKATIGVGLGLPSFKPGLAEQSLMKSAIKTSEESWIEQQMLEDKKRATDWEATNEAIEEQVARESYLQWLRDQEKQARQPRKASATCSSATAAAAGGPEERSGRSPRPRSAAPSPEHPGLHPETPGPKPPSPGAPPAGKPPSPCAPGTSSQLGAGAGRATPPLVSLYPALECRAIMQQMSPTAFGLNDWEDDEILASVLAVSQQEYLETMKTSRHRDPAADKS; via the exons ATGGACCCGGCCACGGCCGAGCAG CAGGAGCACCGGTTCGAGAAGGCGCTGCGGGAGAAGAAAGGCTTCATCATCAAGCGCATGAAGGAGGATGGGGCCTGCCTGTTCCGGGCCGTGG CCGATCAGGTGTACGGAGACCAGGACATGCACGAGGTGGTGAGGAAGCACTGCATGGACTACCTG ATGAAGAACGCCGATTACTTCTCCAACTACGTCACGGAGGATTTCACCACCTACATCAACCGCAAGCGCAAGAGCACGTGCCACGGGAACCACATCGAGATGCAGGCCATGGCCGAGATGTACAACCGGCCCGTCGAGGTCTACCAGTACGGCACCG AGCCCATCAACACGTTCCACGGGATCCAGCACAACGAGGACGAGCCCATCCGGGTCAGCTACCACCGCAACATCCACTACAACTCCGTGGTGAACCCCAACAAGGCCACCATCggcgtggggctggggctgccctccTTCAAACCGGGG CTGGCGGAGCAGTCCCTGATGAAGAGCGCCATCAAGACGTCGGAGGAGTCGTGGATCGAGCAGCAGATGCTGGAGGACAAGAAGCGTGCCACCGACTGGGAGGCCACCAACGAGGCCATCGAGGAGCAGGTGGCCCGCGAGTCCTACCTGCAGTGGCTGCGCGACCAGGAGAAGCAGGCGCGGCAG cCGCGCAAGGCCAGCGCCACGTGCAGCTCGGccacggcggcggcggccggcggccCCGAGGAGCGGAGCGGCCGCTcgccgcggccccgcagcgccgcgCCCTCCCCCGAGCACCCCGGGCTGCACCCCGAGACCCCCGGCCCCAAGCCCCCCTCGCCCGGAGCCCCCCCGGCCGGAAAGCCGCCCTCGCCCTGCGCCCCAG GCACCAGCAGCCAGCTcggggcgggcgcgggccgGGCCACGCCGCCGCTGGTGTCGCTGTACCCCGCGCTCGAGTGCCGCGCCATCATGCAGCAGATGTCCCCGACCGCCTTCG GCCTGAACGACTGGGAGGACGACGAGATCCTGGCGTCGGTGCTGGCGGTGTCGCAGCAGGAGTACCTGGAGACCATGAAAACCTCGCGCCACAGAGACCCCGCCGCCGACAAGAGTTGA
- the OTUD5 gene encoding OTU domain-containing protein 5 isoform X2, with the protein MDPATAEQEHRFEKALREKKGFIIKRMKEDGACLFRAVADQVYGDQDMHEVVRKHCMDYLMKNADYFSNYVTEDFTTYINRKRKSTCHGNHIEMQAMAEMYNRPVEVYQYGTEPINTFHGIQHNEDEPIRVSYHRNIHYNSVVNPNKATIGVGLGLPSFKPGLAEQSLMKSAIKTSEESWIEQQMLEDKKRATDWEATNEAIEEQVARESYLQWLRDQEKQARQPRKASATCSSATAAAAGGPEERSGRSPRPRSAAPSPEHPGLHPETPGPKPPSPGAPPAGKPPSPCAPGTSSQLGAGAGRATPPLVSLYPALECRAIMQQMSPTAFGLNDWEDDEILASVLAVSQQEYLETMKTSRHRDPAADKS; encoded by the exons ATGGACCCGGCCACGGCCGAGCAG GAGCACCGGTTCGAGAAGGCGCTGCGGGAGAAGAAAGGCTTCATCATCAAGCGCATGAAGGAGGATGGGGCCTGCCTGTTCCGGGCCGTGG CCGATCAGGTGTACGGAGACCAGGACATGCACGAGGTGGTGAGGAAGCACTGCATGGACTACCTG ATGAAGAACGCCGATTACTTCTCCAACTACGTCACGGAGGATTTCACCACCTACATCAACCGCAAGCGCAAGAGCACGTGCCACGGGAACCACATCGAGATGCAGGCCATGGCCGAGATGTACAACCGGCCCGTCGAGGTCTACCAGTACGGCACCG AGCCCATCAACACGTTCCACGGGATCCAGCACAACGAGGACGAGCCCATCCGGGTCAGCTACCACCGCAACATCCACTACAACTCCGTGGTGAACCCCAACAAGGCCACCATCggcgtggggctggggctgccctccTTCAAACCGGGG CTGGCGGAGCAGTCCCTGATGAAGAGCGCCATCAAGACGTCGGAGGAGTCGTGGATCGAGCAGCAGATGCTGGAGGACAAGAAGCGTGCCACCGACTGGGAGGCCACCAACGAGGCCATCGAGGAGCAGGTGGCCCGCGAGTCCTACCTGCAGTGGCTGCGCGACCAGGAGAAGCAGGCGCGGCAG cCGCGCAAGGCCAGCGCCACGTGCAGCTCGGccacggcggcggcggccggcggccCCGAGGAGCGGAGCGGCCGCTcgccgcggccccgcagcgccgcgCCCTCCCCCGAGCACCCCGGGCTGCACCCCGAGACCCCCGGCCCCAAGCCCCCCTCGCCCGGAGCCCCCCCGGCCGGAAAGCCGCCCTCGCCCTGCGCCCCAG GCACCAGCAGCCAGCTcggggcgggcgcgggccgGGCCACGCCGCCGCTGGTGTCGCTGTACCCCGCGCTCGAGTGCCGCGCCATCATGCAGCAGATGTCCCCGACCGCCTTCG GCCTGAACGACTGGGAGGACGACGAGATCCTGGCGTCGGTGCTGGCGGTGTCGCAGCAGGAGTACCTGGAGACCATGAAAACCTCGCGCCACAGAGACCCCGCCGCCGACAAGAGTTGA